In Aureibaculum algae, the following are encoded in one genomic region:
- the ccoN gene encoding cytochrome-c oxidase, cbb3-type subunit I — protein sequence MEKEQFYYDNKIVRMFLIATVVWGIVGMTVGLMVALLFNFPNYMEGISWLSFGRLRPLHTNAVIFAFVGNSFFMGMYYSLQRLLKARMFNDTLSKIHFWGWQLIIVAAAITLPLGLTSSKEYAELEWPIDIAIAVIWVIMGINMIGTILKRRQRHIYVAIWFYLATFVTIAVLHIFNNLELPVSAFKSYSVYAGVQDALVQWWYGHNAVAFFLTTPILGLMYYFVPKAANRPVYSYRLSIVHFWSLIFIYIWAGPHHLLYTALPEWAQNLGTVFSIMLIFPSWGGMINGLLTLRGAWDKVRENPVLKFFVVAITGYGMATFEGPMLSFKTLNAIGHYTDWIVAHVHIGTLAWNGFMAAGIIYWLATKLWKTELYSKKLANAHFWIGTLGILFYAIPLYVAGFTQASMWKQFNPDGTLVYGNFLETVTQILPMYAMRAFGGTLYLTGFILLAYNVYKTAKAGSKVEDELVEAAPLKKITARRTAGEGWHSWLERRTILFTVLTTLAIAIGGAVEIIPLLTIDENIPKITSVKPYTPLELEGRDIYIREGCNNCHSQMIRPFRSEVERYGEYSKAGEFVYDFPFLWGSKRTGPDVHRIGGKYNNNWHFNHMLDPRSTSPGSIMPRYSWLYTDDLNTSNTQGKMEAMVKLGVPYSQSEVDKGLFLLRNQAEEIEKSLRQDPEYVKNYGESNMQDKEIVAVIAYLQRLGTDIKKGETAEN from the coding sequence ATGGAAAAAGAACAATTTTATTACGATAACAAAATTGTAAGGATGTTCCTTATTGCTACTGTAGTATGGGGGATTGTAGGTATGACAGTTGGCCTTATGGTTGCTCTCTTATTTAACTTTCCTAATTACATGGAAGGCATTTCTTGGTTAAGTTTTGGTCGTCTAAGACCGTTACATACCAATGCTGTTATCTTCGCTTTTGTGGGTAATAGCTTTTTTATGGGGATGTATTATTCTTTGCAAAGGTTACTTAAAGCTAGAATGTTTAATGACACTTTAAGTAAAATTCACTTTTGGGGTTGGCAATTAATTATTGTTGCTGCTGCTATTACATTACCATTAGGTTTAACATCTTCTAAAGAATATGCTGAATTAGAATGGCCAATTGATATAGCAATAGCTGTAATTTGGGTAATAATGGGTATCAATATGATTGGTACTATTTTAAAGAGACGTCAACGTCATATTTATGTAGCTATCTGGTTTTATTTAGCCACATTCGTAACAATTGCTGTACTTCATATCTTTAATAATTTAGAATTACCAGTAAGTGCATTTAAGAGTTATTCTGTGTATGCAGGTGTACAAGATGCATTAGTACAATGGTGGTATGGTCATAATGCGGTGGCATTTTTCTTAACCACACCTATTTTAGGTTTGATGTATTATTTTGTACCGAAAGCGGCAAATAGACCTGTATATTCTTATAGACTTTCAATAGTGCATTTTTGGTCTCTTATCTTTATTTATATTTGGGCAGGACCACACCATTTATTATATACTGCATTACCAGAATGGGCACAAAATTTAGGTACTGTATTTTCTATTATGTTAATCTTCCCTTCATGGGGTGGTATGATAAACGGTTTGTTAACCTTACGTGGTGCTTGGGATAAAGTAAGAGAAAACCCTGTTTTAAAATTCTTTGTTGTAGCCATTACAGGTTACGGTATGGCAACTTTTGAAGGACCTATGTTGTCTTTTAAAACGCTTAATGCTATTGGGCATTATACAGATTGGATTGTAGCTCACGTGCATATTGGTACATTAGCATGGAACGGTTTTATGGCGGCAGGTATTATTTACTGGTTGGCCACTAAATTATGGAAAACAGAGTTGTACTCTAAAAAACTTGCCAATGCACATTTCTGGATTGGTACATTGGGGATCTTATTTTATGCTATTCCTTTATATGTTGCCGGATTTACACAAGCCTCTATGTGGAAACAATTTAATCCAGATGGTACCTTAGTTTATGGTAACTTTTTAGAAACGGTAACACAAATTTTACCAATGTATGCTATGCGTGCTTTTGGTGGTACATTGTATCTAACTGGATTTATTTTATTAGCATATAACGTTTATAAAACGGCTAAAGCAGGTTCTAAAGTTGAAGATGAATTGGTAGAAGCTGCACCTTTGAAAAAAATAACTGCGAGAAGAACTGCAGGAGAAGGATGGCACTCATGGTTAGAAAGAAGAACCATATTATTTACAGTGTTAACTACCTTAGCTATTGCTATTGGAGGAGCCGTTGAAATAATTCCATTATTAACTATAGACGAGAATATTCCGAAAATTACAAGTGTAAAACCATATACACCATTAGAACTAGAAGGAAGAGATATTTATATTAGAGAAGGTTGTAATAACTGTCACTCTCAAATGATTAGACCATTCCGTTCTGAAGTAGAACGCTATGGTGAATATTCAAAAGCAGGTGAATTTGTTTATGATTTCCCATTCCTTTGGGGCTCTAAAAGAACAGGTCCTGATGTGCATAGAATTGGAGGTAAGTATAATAACAACTGGCATTTCAACCATATGTTAGACCCTAGATCAACTTCGCCAGGTTCAATTATGCCACGTTATTCTTGGTTGTATACCGATGATTTGAATACTTCAAATACACAAGGTAAAATGGAAGCTATGGTTAAATTAGGGGTTCCTTATTCGCAATCTGAAGTTGATAAAGGGTTGTTCTTATTAAGAAATCAAGCGGAAGAAATTGAAAAGAGTCTAAGACAAGATCCTGAGTATGTTAAAAATTATGGTGAAAGTAACATGCAGGACAAAGAAATTGTAGCAGTTATTGCCTATTTACAACGTTTAGGTACGGATATTAAAAAAGGTGAAACCGCTGAAAATTAA
- the ccoS gene encoding cbb3-type cytochrome oxidase assembly protein CcoS, whose product MDIIFVMIAVSILIAVIFFILFIKSVKSGQYDDMYTPSVRMLFEDEFISEVPKEQKSTSKSINQNQ is encoded by the coding sequence ATGGATATCATCTTTGTAATGATTGCGGTAAGTATTCTAATTGCTGTAATCTTCTTTATACTTTTTATTAAATCGGTTAAGTCTGGTCAGTATGATGATATGTATACACCTTCAGTTAGAATGCTTTTTGAAGATGAGTTTATAAGTGAAGTCCCAAAAGAGCAAAAATCAACGTCAAAATCAATTAATCAAAATCAATAA
- a CDS encoding CcoQ/FixQ family Cbb3-type cytochrome c oxidase assembly chaperone → MLRYIKHNFDSMVDIEIYPMISLILFFAVFVTMLVHVMRIPKESIESISNLPLEEDENNNNHEQQ, encoded by the coding sequence ATGTTAAGATATATAAAACACAATTTTGATTCAATGGTAGATATAGAAATCTACCCAATGATATCATTAATCTTATTTTTTGCGGTATTTGTAACCATGCTCGTTCATGTTATGAGAATACCAAAAGAGAGTATTGAAAGTATTAGTAATTTACCTTTAGAAGAGGACGAAAACAACAACAACCATGAGCAACAATAA
- a CDS encoding heavy metal translocating P-type ATPase, which translates to MIKEKCFHCGNDCGSKPVVYDSKCFCCNGCKTVYQIFNENDLTCYYDLENNPGKIPEEINGKYNYLDDDKIVEKLYDFKDETSSVITFYIPHIHCSSCIWILENLNKLNPSINSSQVNFPKKEVRVTFNSTTISLKKVVELLSSIGYEPLISLEDATVSNRKIDRTLIYKLGVAGFAFGNIMLLSFPEYFQSDEYWLDRYKPLFRLLIFVMVIPVVFYSASEYFISAYKGIKHKILNIDVPIVLGIVVLFLRSAYEIFFNIGQGYFDSLAGFVFFLLLGKIFQQQTYSFLSFERDYKSYFPVAVTKIDNDKKEINVAIYDVKKGDRLLIRDKELIPADGILIAGNAEIDYSFVTGESLPVNKNSGDKLFAGGKQLSGAIEMEILQTVSQSYLTQLWSNDVFNTTKASGIKNLTDSISKRFTIIVLVIAFLAGLYWYFVDVKMVANVVTAVLIVACPCALALSAPFALGNMLRIFGRQKLYLKNVDVIENLSKIDTVIFDKTGTITNSKAKISYQGEPLSTNEYIAIKSILRSSNHPLSRMLYEDIQEEGIEEVSGFKQVVGKGIEGKVNDLTIKIGSAQFVDITPENSLQTRSYISIAGKVKGNFIFENSYRHGLDVLFNQLKDEFELGILSGDNDGEREQLQLMLPDNATLIFNKKPADKLKYIKDLQDQGKNVLMIGDGLNDAGALVQSNVGLVVSENINVFSPASDGIVDATHFEFLPKFLKLSKQTLGIIKMSFIVSILYNFIGMLFAVTGNLSPIVAAILMPLSSITIVIFVTLGTNLIAHKK; encoded by the coding sequence ATGATAAAAGAAAAATGTTTTCACTGTGGAAATGATTGTGGCTCTAAACCAGTTGTTTACGATTCAAAATGCTTTTGCTGCAACGGATGTAAAACAGTTTATCAGATTTTTAATGAAAATGATTTAACGTGTTATTACGATTTAGAAAACAATCCAGGTAAAATACCGGAGGAAATAAATGGTAAATACAATTATTTAGATGATGATAAAATTGTAGAAAAACTTTACGATTTTAAAGATGAAACATCGAGTGTCATCACTTTTTATATTCCACATATTCATTGTAGCTCCTGTATATGGATTTTAGAGAACCTAAATAAGCTAAATCCATCCATAAATTCTTCACAAGTTAATTTTCCAAAAAAGGAAGTTAGAGTAACTTTTAACAGCACTACTATTTCCTTAAAAAAAGTGGTAGAGTTATTAAGCTCAATAGGGTACGAACCGCTTATTAGTCTTGAAGACGCCACAGTAAGCAATCGTAAAATAGATAGAACATTAATCTATAAATTAGGTGTTGCAGGTTTTGCTTTTGGTAACATCATGTTATTGTCTTTTCCTGAATATTTTCAATCAGATGAATATTGGTTAGACCGTTATAAACCACTATTTAGGTTGTTGATTTTTGTTATGGTGATTCCCGTAGTGTTTTATTCTGCGAGCGAATATTTTATTTCGGCCTACAAAGGAATAAAACATAAAATTTTAAATATTGATGTACCTATTGTCTTAGGTATAGTAGTATTGTTTTTAAGAAGTGCATATGAAATATTCTTTAATATTGGTCAAGGCTATTTTGACAGCTTAGCGGGATTTGTTTTCTTTTTATTATTAGGAAAAATATTTCAGCAACAAACCTATAGTTTTCTTTCATTTGAACGCGATTATAAATCGTATTTCCCAGTAGCAGTCACAAAAATAGATAATGATAAGAAGGAAATAAACGTGGCTATTTATGATGTTAAGAAAGGGGATAGGTTATTAATACGAGATAAGGAGCTAATACCTGCTGATGGTATTTTAATTGCCGGTAATGCAGAGATAGATTATAGTTTTGTAACAGGTGAGTCCTTACCCGTAAACAAAAACTCAGGTGATAAGCTCTTTGCTGGAGGTAAACAACTTTCTGGTGCCATTGAAATGGAAATTTTACAAACCGTTTCTCAAAGTTATTTAACCCAGTTATGGAGTAATGATGTGTTTAATACCACTAAAGCAAGCGGTATAAAAAACTTAACGGACTCTATAAGTAAACGCTTTACTATAATTGTGTTGGTTATTGCTTTCCTAGCCGGATTGTATTGGTATTTTGTTGATGTGAAAATGGTAGCAAATGTAGTAACCGCTGTGCTAATTGTGGCTTGTCCATGTGCGTTGGCTTTATCTGCACCCTTTGCATTAGGTAATATGTTACGCATATTTGGTCGGCAAAAATTGTACTTAAAAAATGTAGATGTCATTGAAAATTTATCTAAAATTGACACTGTTATATTTGATAAAACGGGAACAATCACCAATAGTAAAGCGAAAATATCCTATCAAGGTGAACCACTTTCAACGAATGAATATATTGCAATAAAAAGTATCTTAAGATCATCTAACCATCCTCTAAGTAGAATGTTATATGAAGACATACAAGAAGAGGGGATAGAAGAGGTTTCTGGTTTTAAACAGGTAGTAGGAAAGGGAATAGAAGGAAAAGTAAATGATTTGACTATTAAAATTGGTTCAGCTCAGTTTGTAGATATAACACCAGAAAACAGCTTGCAGACACGCTCTTATATCAGTATAGCTGGAAAAGTAAAAGGGAATTTTATTTTTGAAAACTCCTATAGACATGGATTGGATGTACTTTTTAATCAGTTAAAAGATGAATTTGAACTTGGAATTTTATCGGGTGATAATGATGGTGAAAGAGAGCAATTACAACTGATGCTTCCTGACAATGCAACCTTAATTTTTAATAAGAAACCTGCCGACAAATTAAAATATATTAAAGATTTACAAGATCAAGGAAAAAATGTATTAATGATTGGTGATGGCTTAAATGATGCAGGTGCATTGGTACAAAGTAACGTTGGTTTAGTGGTGTCTGAAAATATTAATGTGTTTTCACCAGCTTCTGATGGAATTGTTGATGCTACTCATTTTGAATTTTTACCTAAATTTCTAAAATTGTCAAAACAAACCCTTGGTATCATAAAAATGAGCTTTATCGTTTCAATTCTTTATAATTTTATTGGGATGCTTTTTGCGGTGACAGGTAACTTGTCGCCAATTGTTGCGGCCATTTTAATGCCATTAAGTTCTATTACTATCGTAATATTTGTTACATTAGGAACAAATTTAATTGCACATAAAAAATAA
- a CDS encoding cbb3-type cytochrome c oxidase N-terminal domain-containing protein — protein sequence MSNNKEKSFWSNLSQKLTRAKAIESEEDIMTDHDYDGIRELDNVLPPWWLAGFYITIAVGIFYYIMVFFTDKYDQKVEFANAVAEGDAAVEQYKKEHPELYDAANLVALTDAASIQKGKELFATKTCTACHLADGGGSIGPNLTDEYWILGGGFKNIMHTLAKGGRPGKGMIAWESTISLEERQQLASFILTLKGTTPEKPKAPEGEIWKEGDK from the coding sequence ATGAGCAACAATAAGGAAAAATCATTTTGGAGTAATCTTTCGCAAAAGCTAACACGAGCTAAGGCCATAGAGAGTGAAGAAGATATCATGACCGATCATGATTATGATGGCATTAGAGAGCTTGATAATGTGTTACCGCCATGGTGGTTAGCAGGTTTTTATATCACTATTGCCGTTGGTATATTTTATTATATCATGGTCTTTTTTACAGATAAATATGATCAAAAAGTTGAGTTTGCTAACGCAGTAGCGGAAGGAGACGCGGCTGTTGAACAATATAAAAAAGAACATCCTGAATTATATGATGCCGCTAATTTAGTTGCGTTGACTGATGCTGCTAGTATACAAAAGGGTAAGGAATTGTTTGCCACAAAAACGTGTACAGCATGTCATCTAGCAGATGGTGGTGGTAGTATCGGACCAAACCTTACTGATGAATATTGGATTTTAGGTGGTGGATTCAAAAACATTATGCATACATTGGCCAAAGGAGGGAGACCAGGTAAAGGTATGATTGCTTGGGAATCAACGATTAGCTTAGAAGAGAGACAACAATTAGCCAGTTTTATTTTGACATTAAAAGGAACAACACCTGAGAAACCAAAAGCACCAGAGGGTGAGATTTGGAAAGAGGGTGATAAATAA
- a CDS encoding TrmH family RNA methyltransferase, which yields MFDKELLHYLQGLITEHRKELFEKVLAERTRHFTVVLEDIYQKHNTSAVVRTCDVFGIQDLHIIENKYNSYVSNQVAKGAQKWIDFHEYNQHANNTENCLKTLRKNGYQIIATTPHNDSCLLQDFDISKKSAFVFGVEKGGVSDYMLDEADGYLKIPMNGFTESLNISVAAAIILQSVTQRLRVSQLNWQLSEVEKNEKRLDWTKKTINHVEEVIERWKEEGSTRL from the coding sequence ATGTTTGATAAAGAATTGTTACACTATTTACAAGGCTTAATTACGGAGCATAGAAAGGAGCTTTTTGAGAAGGTATTAGCAGAAAGAACGCGGCATTTTACAGTGGTTTTAGAAGATATTTATCAAAAACATAATACAAGTGCAGTAGTACGTACGTGTGATGTCTTTGGGATTCAAGATTTACATATTATCGAAAATAAGTACAACAGCTACGTGTCCAATCAAGTTGCAAAAGGAGCTCAGAAATGGATAGATTTTCATGAATATAATCAACACGCAAATAACACGGAAAATTGTTTAAAAACACTCCGTAAAAATGGTTATCAAATAATAGCGACAACGCCACATAATGATTCTTGTTTATTACAAGATTTTGATATCTCTAAAAAATCTGCTTTTGTTTTTGGGGTAGAAAAAGGGGGTGTCTCAGATTATATGTTAGATGAAGCCGATGGCTATTTAAAAATTCCAATGAATGGATTTACAGAGAGTTTAAATATATCTGTTGCGGCGGCTATAATATTACAATCGGTAACACAACGATTAAGAGTTTCCCAACTAAATTGGCAATTGTCAGAGGTTGAAAAAAATGAAAAACGATTGGATTGGACGAAAAAAACAATAAATCATGTTGAGGAGGTTATTGAACGATGGAAAGAGGAGGGAAGTACTCGTTTATAA
- a CDS encoding Crp/Fnr family transcriptional regulator, which yields MSKEKDVLNFKKGDVIFKEGNAINGVYCVKHGICKLSKLNANGKEQIVRFMKGGDMLGYRSILSDEPVTLTVTALKDMEACYIPKKEILDAIKENPKFSLDMMKTVCGDLRDANASLSNMAQKSVKERLADTMIFLKETFGEDKDGYLDIVLTREEIASVVGTATESAIRLLSEFKKKGFIELTGKRLKVVDEVGLLKLSQGF from the coding sequence ATGTCTAAAGAAAAAGATGTATTAAACTTTAAAAAGGGTGATGTTATTTTTAAAGAGGGTAATGCCATAAATGGTGTTTACTGCGTAAAACATGGCATTTGTAAATTATCTAAACTAAATGCCAATGGAAAAGAGCAAATAGTTAGATTTATGAAGGGTGGTGACATGTTGGGGTATCGTTCCATCTTAAGTGATGAGCCTGTAACACTTACAGTTACAGCTTTAAAAGACATGGAAGCTTGTTATATTCCAAAAAAAGAAATTTTAGATGCTATTAAGGAAAATCCTAAATTTTCGCTTGATATGATGAAAACTGTTTGTGGTGACTTACGTGATGCAAACGCATCATTATCTAATATGGCTCAAAAAAGTGTTAAAGAAAGATTAGCAGACACCATGATTTTCTTAAAAGAAACTTTTGGAGAAGATAAAGATGGTTATTTAGACATTGTACTGACTAGAGAAGAAATAGCTAGTGTTGTGGGGACTGCAACCGAATCTGCAATACGATTGTTATCTGAGTTTAAAAAGAAAGGTTTTATAGAATTAACAGGTAAAAGATTAAAAGTTGTAGATGAAGTTGGTCTATTAAAATTGTCACAAGGCTTCTAG